From Bacillota bacterium, the proteins below share one genomic window:
- a CDS encoding amidohydrolase family protein — MGSGQWKPTEVLFKNALVYRRQGDPSEDPFVRADLLVEGNRVRRIAYRPERFDLPCDGPGRVVIEGSNLALVPGFVDAHTHLLQTFGRGLMDGLPLTPWLRLIWDYKLSWDGYYYSTLLGALEALASGTTCVSEMITECAHPDAVVQALVDSGLRASVGLAIADYMEGENTPARATDAALKLAEDFVTAWDCRSDGGGSGAGKSRVDKPGAKSDGNPYSKSDLGGRLLARIAPVGLPACTKELLQGAVELSGAYGVGIHIHACEGRAETESSFARFGKSEIEVLDECEVLSPGTQLVHVVWVDDHDIDLIARSGSSVVQCPSSNVRLLDGVTPVVKMQKAGIPVALGGDGAASSGAYDMLVEGRFAAMLQRLTMGDASVLSPHDVMDMLTRNGARAAGWVDLGDLSEGCLADLVGFNVDSPRLAATDCHALLSNIIFAASTRDIELVMVDGKIVVSRGNHTALNVGDVVERAREVLRRERIPRSQVWRGSGA, encoded by the coding sequence GTGGGATCGGGACAGTGGAAGCCTACGGAGGTCCTCTTTAAGAACGCGCTGGTCTACAGACGGCAAGGCGACCCGTCCGAAGACCCGTTTGTGCGGGCGGACTTGCTTGTCGAGGGGAACCGAGTGCGCAGGATCGCCTATCGTCCTGAGCGTTTCGATCTTCCTTGTGACGGTCCGGGACGCGTTGTCATTGAGGGATCGAACCTCGCCTTGGTGCCCGGGTTCGTTGACGCACACACCCATTTGCTGCAAACGTTCGGTCGCGGTCTCATGGACGGCCTGCCCCTGACCCCGTGGCTGAGGCTCATATGGGACTACAAGCTGTCCTGGGACGGTTACTACTACAGCACTCTCCTCGGTGCCCTGGAAGCGCTGGCGTCTGGTACAACCTGCGTCTCCGAGATGATCACGGAATGCGCACATCCTGACGCCGTGGTGCAGGCCCTTGTGGACAGCGGCCTGAGGGCCTCTGTGGGCCTTGCCATCGCGGACTACATGGAGGGCGAGAATACCCCAGCGAGGGCCACGGATGCCGCGCTCAAACTGGCCGAGGACTTCGTCACGGCGTGGGACTGCAGGTCGGACGGCGGTGGGTCTGGCGCTGGCAAATCCCGCGTCGACAAGCCCGGCGCCAAGTCCGACGGCAACCCCTACAGCAAATCCGACCTCGGCGGCAGATTGCTCGCAAGAATCGCCCCGGTCGGCCTGCCGGCATGCACGAAGGAGCTGCTCCAGGGCGCAGTTGAGCTGTCGGGGGCGTATGGTGTGGGCATCCACATCCACGCTTGCGAGGGTCGCGCTGAGACCGAGTCAAGCTTCGCAAGGTTTGGCAAGAGTGAGATCGAGGTTCTCGATGAGTGTGAGGTGCTGTCCCCCGGTACCCAGCTGGTTCACGTGGTATGGGTGGATGACCACGACATCGACCTCATCGCGCGAAGTGGGTCCAGCGTGGTCCAATGCCCGTCCAGCAACGTGAGACTGCTTGATGGGGTGACCCCCGTCGTCAAAATGCAGAAGGCGGGCATCCCAGTAGCGCTCGGAGGGGACGGTGCGGCAAGCAGCGGAGCCTACGACATGTTGGTCGAGGGCAGGTTCGCTGCGATGTTGCAGAGGCTCACGATGGGCGACGCGTCCGTGCTCAGTCCGCACGATGTCATGGATATGCTCACGCGAAACGGCGCTCGGGCAGCCGGGTGGGTGGACCTTGGCGACCTGTCCGAGGGTTGTCTTGCCGACTTGGTCGGGTTCAATGTAGATTCCCCGCGCCTGGCAGCGACCGACTGTCACGCCTTGCTTTCCAACATAATCTTCGCCGCGTCTACACGAGACATTGAGCTTGTTATGGTTGATGGCAAGATCGTGGTCTCAAGGGGCAACCACACCGCGTTGAATGTTGGCGATGTAGTGGAGCGCGCGCGGGAGGTTCTTCGCCGCGAACGGATCCCGCGTTCCCAGGTGTGGCGGGGGAGCGGGGCATGA
- a CDS encoding GntR family transcriptional regulator, with product MRVQKGFKPLRVQLYERLLRMISDGSLPVGSKLPSEPELASLLKVSRNVLRETLLLMEQDGIIVNQRGVGRTVLGVAQAPPSTDISRFVDTVDFLGARGGRVDCSVIAAYDQEAGSVARSRLALSEGERVLVLEIRAQLSGIPVAYMVDFVPVKVVTFALERVRRDAPHSAIRLLESVGIRAVRSEVEASAVHLGEADARNARVPSDTPALLLERVAYDASGRALVYSRHFLLPRAPKLRFVATWQNSP from the coding sequence GTGCGGGTGCAAAAGGGCTTCAAGCCACTCAGGGTGCAGCTGTATGAGCGCCTTCTGCGTATGATAAGCGACGGCAGCCTTCCCGTCGGAAGCAAGTTGCCCTCTGAGCCCGAGCTTGCCAGCCTCCTGAAGGTGAGCAGGAATGTGCTTCGCGAGACCTTGCTCCTGATGGAGCAGGATGGAATCATCGTGAACCAGCGCGGGGTCGGGCGCACCGTGCTTGGCGTGGCACAGGCTCCCCCGAGCACAGACATATCGCGCTTTGTGGATACAGTGGACTTTCTCGGGGCGCGCGGGGGGCGCGTAGACTGCAGCGTGATAGCGGCTTATGACCAGGAAGCGGGCTCCGTTGCAAGGAGCCGGTTGGCTCTTTCTGAAGGCGAAAGAGTGCTTGTGTTGGAGATCAGGGCCCAACTTTCGGGAATCCCGGTAGCGTACATGGTCGATTTCGTCCCTGTCAAGGTCGTTACGTTCGCGCTTGAGCGGGTGCGCCGCGACGCGCCACATTCGGCCATCCGTCTGCTGGAATCCGTCGGTATAAGGGCGGTGCGCTCGGAGGTTGAGGCGAGCGCAGTCCACCTCGGGGAGGCGGACGCGAGAAATGCACGTGTGCCGTCTGACACGCCGGCTCTCTTGCTGGAACGTGTCGCGTACGACGCTTCTGGCAGGGCGTTGGTGTATTCCCGGCACTTTCTCCTGCCCCGAGCGCCAAAGCTCCGATTCGTGGCGACCTGGCAAAACAGCCCTTGA
- a CDS encoding Spo0E family sporulation regulatory protein-aspartic acid phosphatase yields the protein MTDTLMKDARNTALAQLTAEIEELRKELNRAVQRNHLNFQAAAVQALSTRLDVLIAEFVGRRKSPAGERSGPFPPQLSAGLSIQAYGSPVVEAYRGSARSLRYRLQDEFRRSGANAMRLLPWGMHLCQFYSGSQDLVDVLVPYFRAGLEHNEFCLWVTCEPFGRVMAREALAQAVPGLEGYLKKGQIEILSSSEWYMRGGAFNADSVIEAWAGKLNQALSRGFDGMRFSGDTGWLEPKDWARFVSYENRVDNVLRRSRMKAICAYRADKCGPRETADVLREHRLAFIKDVDGWRLV from the coding sequence ATGACTGATACATTGATGAAGGATGCAAGAAATACGGCGCTCGCCCAACTCACCGCAGAGATCGAGGAACTTCGCAAGGAACTCAATCGTGCCGTCCAGAGGAACCACCTGAATTTCCAGGCTGCGGCGGTTCAGGCCTTGAGCACAAGGCTCGACGTCCTCATCGCGGAATTCGTAGGGCGCCGCAAGAGCCCAGCCGGCGAGCGCTCGGGGCCGTTTCCGCCACAACTCTCCGCGGGGCTTTCCATTCAAGCCTACGGAAGTCCTGTTGTGGAAGCTTATCGAGGCTCCGCCAGATCCTTGCGGTATCGCCTGCAGGATGAGTTCAGGAGGTCCGGAGCCAATGCCATGAGGCTCCTTCCGTGGGGCATGCATCTTTGTCAGTTCTACTCTGGCAGTCAGGATCTCGTAGACGTTCTCGTCCCTTACTTCAGGGCAGGGCTGGAGCATAACGAGTTCTGCCTGTGGGTCACCTGTGAACCGTTTGGTCGGGTTATGGCAAGGGAGGCGCTGGCCCAGGCGGTTCCTGGGCTGGAAGGTTACCTCAAGAAGGGACAAATCGAGATTCTCTCCTCTTCAGAATGGTACATGAGAGGCGGCGCGTTCAACGCGGACAGCGTCATAGAAGCGTGGGCAGGCAAGCTTAACCAGGCCCTGTCCAGGGGGTTCGATGGCATGAGGTTCTCTGGGGACACGGGTTGGCTCGAGCCCAAGGACTGGGCGAGATTTGTGAGTTACGAGAACCGCGTGGACAACGTTTTACGCAGGTCCCGGATGAAGGCCATTTGCGCCTATCGTGCGGACAAATGCGGGCCGCGCGAGACCGCGGATGTGCTCCGTGAACATCGACTTGCGTTCATCAAGGACGTAGACGGATGGCGGCTTGTGTAG
- a CDS encoding VWA domain-containing protein has product MSADGGSKNTGGIRKDDRPNDCAANDGVSSGGALNDKDGAAAGRNDSVRMEILLSHALLPVGEPGVFWALVTLTGLSPNAKEAVHGGGGRARLPLNIGLVLDRSGSMSGEPLEYVKEAACFVVDQLSARDKFSLVTFDSDVELLCPSQEVQFKDQLKAAIRNIQSGSSTNLSGGLLRGYEEVLKENRAGQVNRVVLLTDGMANVGVTDPTLLGAKVRAIEKKGISVSAVGVGSAFDEDLLIALAEAGHGNFYYVKNIDEIPSVFRQELTGLLSVVAQAVKVKATVGFGCKLAGVLGYEPEPAPDGAVLHLPDMYEDEVKRLVLEVWHPPLPEGEHEVLEVSLKYVDAGQALAEVSVSVKARLSAGYGPPEAYKPRYEVVKRVELVKTALAKDKAVEKSREGELNESKAILQHRLQALENLTRDGHGAGDAEVKEEIENLRNLVRQVDEIEEERKRLKTRGTHASLSDNAAPTPSQATFLKELRSQSYMTRRDRREPNTRGE; this is encoded by the coding sequence ATGAGTGCGGACGGCGGTTCCAAAAACACGGGTGGCATCCGGAAAGACGATCGTCCGAATGATTGCGCGGCGAATGATGGCGTATCGAGTGGCGGCGCACTGAATGATAAGGATGGCGCAGCTGCTGGTCGAAACGATTCAGTGCGCATGGAGATTCTTCTGAGCCACGCCCTGTTGCCTGTTGGGGAGCCTGGTGTCTTTTGGGCGCTCGTGACGTTGACTGGCCTCAGCCCGAACGCCAAGGAGGCAGTTCACGGAGGCGGGGGCCGTGCGCGTCTGCCGCTCAACATCGGCCTGGTTTTGGACCGTAGCGGCTCCATGAGCGGGGAGCCCCTCGAATACGTGAAAGAGGCCGCCTGCTTTGTGGTCGACCAGCTAAGCGCGAGGGACAAGTTCTCCCTGGTGACCTTCGATAGCGATGTCGAGCTCCTCTGTCCTTCCCAGGAGGTTCAATTCAAGGACCAGCTCAAGGCCGCGATAAGGAACATCCAAAGCGGTTCGTCCACAAATCTCTCCGGAGGGCTCCTTCGCGGATATGAGGAAGTGCTGAAAGAAAACCGCGCCGGCCAGGTAAACCGCGTAGTGCTCCTGACCGACGGCATGGCAAACGTCGGCGTCACCGACCCCACCCTCCTCGGCGCCAAAGTCCGCGCCATCGAGAAAAAAGGCATATCAGTCTCGGCGGTAGGGGTTGGTAGCGCATTCGATGAAGACCTCCTGATCGCGCTCGCCGAAGCTGGGCACGGCAATTTCTACTATGTCAAGAACATTGACGAGATCCCTAGCGTGTTCCGGCAAGAGCTCACGGGCCTGCTCTCAGTCGTGGCTCAAGCGGTGAAGGTAAAGGCAACGGTTGGATTCGGGTGCAAGCTCGCTGGCGTGCTCGGGTATGAGCCCGAGCCGGCCCCCGACGGCGCGGTCCTGCACCTGCCCGATATGTACGAGGACGAGGTCAAGCGCCTCGTGCTCGAGGTCTGGCATCCTCCGCTGCCGGAGGGCGAGCACGAGGTCTTGGAGGTGTCCCTGAAATATGTAGATGCTGGGCAGGCGCTGGCCGAAGTGAGCGTCTCGGTCAAGGCCCGGCTAAGTGCCGGCTATGGTCCGCCTGAGGCGTACAAGCCCAGGTATGAAGTGGTGAAGCGGGTGGAACTCGTGAAAACCGCTCTGGCCAAAGACAAAGCTGTTGAGAAGTCCAGGGAAGGCGAGTTGAACGAAAGCAAGGCGATTCTGCAACATAGGCTGCAAGCTCTGGAGAACCTAACCCGCGACGGGCACGGCGCCGGCGATGCCGAGGTCAAAGAGGAGATCGAAAACCTCAGGAACTTGGTTCGACAAGTGGATGAGATTGAGGAGGAAAGGAAACGCCTCAAGACGCGCGGGACCCATGCCTCTCTATCGGACAATGCTGCGCCCACGCCGTCCCAAGCCACCTTTTTGAAGGAGCTACGGAGCCAGAGCTATATGACGCGCCGGGATAGGCGAGAGCCTAACACGCGTGGGGAATAG
- a CDS encoding ABC transporter ATP-binding protein, with protein sequence MEHVLAAIDITKRYPGGVVANDQVSFDLLPGEVHAVVGENGAGKTTLMKILAGLLAPDSGSILVRGQEVSMRGPVDAYRLGIGMVHQHLMLIPRFTVAENIALGAEPRRGLNIDRAAIRAWVKDLSHQYGLAVDPDAIVKNLSIGEKQRVEIIKVMYRKADVIILDEPTAVLSPGEVDNLFSVIRLLCRAGKSVVFVSHKLPEVIEIADRITVLAKGRVVGTVSRGQVDVQALGEMITGSGSPDFGTARSGAARSVTAGPAVGGSGAIGSAAAAGSSERGSVAPGSAAAGGEASSARLSRHDRQAGDVILRITGLRARAASSEAEVLKGATLELRSGEILGIAGVEGNGQAELVDVILGLLRPNAGEVSILGRDVTRMSPRSIRDLGVALIPDDRHEKGLLLGFPAWENMMLGYETSDTRIQRGGVLNISAALSRAKELARTFNLTPANVYAPASSFSGGNQQKMILARELSSTLRLVVAAQPTRGLDVGSTAFVHSKIVEKRDAGAGVLLISFDLDEILSLSDRIAVMYDGRVVATMCNDGKVTKERLGLLMTGLGDREGVA encoded by the coding sequence ATGGAGCATGTCCTGGCAGCTATTGATATTACCAAGAGGTACCCCGGGGGCGTGGTGGCGAACGACCAAGTCTCGTTCGACCTCCTCCCCGGGGAGGTCCACGCGGTGGTGGGCGAAAACGGTGCCGGCAAGACCACGCTGATGAAGATCCTTGCGGGTCTCTTAGCTCCTGATTCAGGATCAATACTGGTCAGAGGTCAGGAGGTATCCATGCGGGGGCCGGTGGACGCATACAGGCTTGGGATCGGCATGGTTCACCAGCACCTCATGCTGATACCCAGGTTCACCGTGGCCGAGAACATAGCGCTCGGCGCAGAGCCGCGCCGGGGCCTGAACATCGACCGTGCGGCGATCCGCGCGTGGGTGAAGGATCTGTCGCACCAGTACGGGTTGGCTGTAGATCCCGACGCGATCGTGAAGAACCTATCCATCGGCGAGAAGCAGCGGGTTGAGATCATCAAGGTCATGTATAGAAAGGCTGACGTCATCATCCTCGACGAGCCAACCGCCGTTCTGTCGCCGGGTGAGGTGGACAACCTTTTTAGTGTCATAAGGCTGCTCTGCCGCGCAGGCAAGTCCGTCGTGTTCGTGTCCCACAAACTGCCTGAGGTCATCGAGATAGCCGACCGGATAACCGTGCTCGCCAAGGGCAGGGTCGTGGGCACCGTAAGCCGGGGGCAAGTGGACGTGCAGGCTCTTGGCGAGATGATCACAGGGTCCGGATCACCCGATTTCGGCACGGCTCGCTCCGGGGCGGCACGCTCTGTAACAGCTGGGCCTGCAGTCGGTGGCTCTGGAGCGATTGGTTCAGCAGCAGCGGCTGGCTCGTCAGAGCGTGGCTCCGTCGCGCCTGGCTCCGCTGCGGCCGGTGGGGAAGCTAGCAGCGCTCGCCTATCCAGGCACGACCGGCAGGCTGGAGACGTGATCCTAAGGATCACGGGTCTGAGGGCCCGGGCCGCTAGCTCAGAGGCGGAGGTGCTCAAAGGAGCGACACTTGAGTTGCGGTCGGGCGAGATCCTTGGCATCGCCGGTGTTGAGGGGAATGGCCAAGCGGAACTGGTCGACGTGATTCTAGGTCTCCTGCGTCCGAATGCTGGCGAGGTAAGCATCCTCGGCCGAGATGTCACGCGGATGTCCCCCCGAAGCATAAGGGACCTGGGGGTTGCTTTAATCCCCGACGACAGGCACGAGAAGGGGTTACTGCTCGGCTTCCCCGCTTGGGAAAACATGATGCTCGGGTATGAGACGAGTGATACGCGAATCCAACGGGGCGGCGTCCTTAATATATCGGCCGCTCTGTCTAGGGCCAAGGAGTTGGCCCGCACGTTCAATCTCACACCTGCTAACGTGTATGCTCCCGCATCGTCCTTTTCCGGGGGCAACCAACAGAAAATGATCCTCGCCCGGGAGCTATCCTCGACGTTGCGGCTTGTTGTGGCAGCGCAGCCCACGCGAGGTTTGGACGTGGGATCCACCGCCTTCGTCCATTCAAAGATCGTTGAAAAGCGCGATGCCGGAGCGGGCGTCCTATTGATCTCTTTCGATTTGGACGAGATACTCAGCCTGAGTGACAGGATCGCAGTCATGTACGACGGCAGGGTCGTTGCTACGATGTGCAACGACGGCAAGGTAACGAAGGAACGTCTGGGGCTGCTCATGACCGGATTGGGTGACCGGGAGGGCGTAGCATGA
- a CDS encoding nucleoside phosphorylase, which produces MAVATEVQHHIKCKPGDIGKTVLLPGDPGRAKLIANYFEDARPIAANREFHTFTGKVDGVTVSTISTGVGAPSASITVEEAINIGARNLIRVGTCGALQEDIVPGELIIATAAVRGDGTTPEYIPLSYPAVADFTLLRALVDAAEELGIDYRLGIVRTHDAFYIESPFAHGDYRQRIKVWSDSKVLAVENEAAAIFVVSSLRGCAGAALLVPAGNLVTGREIKSPDEIEKGIDAMIRVALRAAVKLG; this is translated from the coding sequence ATGGCAGTAGCTACGGAAGTGCAGCATCACATCAAGTGTAAGCCGGGGGACATAGGGAAGACGGTCCTTCTGCCGGGCGACCCGGGGCGTGCGAAACTGATAGCGAACTATTTCGAAGACGCGCGGCCCATCGCGGCAAACAGGGAGTTTCATACCTTCACCGGTAAGGTGGACGGTGTCACGGTCTCCACGATATCGACCGGCGTCGGCGCTCCCTCGGCCTCGATCACTGTGGAAGAGGCCATAAACATCGGCGCGAGAAATCTTATCCGGGTAGGTACGTGTGGTGCGCTTCAGGAGGACATCGTTCCCGGGGAGCTCATCATCGCCACAGCCGCGGTCCGTGGAGATGGCACGACCCCCGAGTATATCCCCCTCTCATATCCCGCCGTCGCTGATTTCACACTCTTGCGGGCACTGGTGGACGCCGCTGAAGAGCTTGGGATCGACTACAGACTGGGCATAGTCCGAACACACGACGCCTTCTACATCGAATCACCATTCGCGCACGGAGATTATAGGCAACGCATCAAGGTTTGGAGCGACTCCAAGGTACTTGCAGTTGAAAATGAAGCCGCAGCCATATTCGTTGTATCCAGCCTTCGTGGATGCGCTGGAGCGGCGCTGCTGGTGCCCGCAGGCAACCTTGTGACCGGCCGCGAGATAAAGAGCCCCGATGAAATCGAGAAGGGCATAGACGCCATGATCCGGGTTGCGCTGCGTGCTGCCGTGAAACTCGGATGA
- a CDS encoding ABC transporter permease, translating into MISWVLASAIQASVPLILAAEAGLVSERSGVVNLALEGMMLSGAFASMIGASVCGNVWLGLLWGVAVGAVLGLVHAYASVTWAADQIISATGINVVAAGGTSFLLKVIFRHAGTSPAVPTIPKLFPAGIAQLPGVGPILMNMTVIDVFALALPFALLYFYQQTPMGLRVRSVGERPDAAESVGIPVHRVRYVSVVASGALAGLAGAYLVLDVLGFFQQDMSAGRGYLGLVAMIFGKWNPVGTFLAALFFGLADAVQIALQLNLAAAIPKEAFLALPYVLALLALAGFVGRAEAPEADGKPFVSQK; encoded by the coding sequence ATGATATCCTGGGTGCTCGCTTCCGCCATTCAGGCGTCTGTGCCGTTGATACTCGCCGCAGAAGCGGGCCTCGTATCAGAACGCTCCGGCGTGGTCAACCTCGCTTTGGAAGGAATGATGCTGTCCGGTGCGTTCGCGAGCATGATCGGCGCCAGCGTTTGCGGCAATGTCTGGTTGGGCCTGCTGTGGGGGGTGGCGGTGGGCGCGGTGCTCGGGCTCGTGCATGCGTATGCAAGCGTGACATGGGCGGCGGACCAAATCATCAGCGCGACTGGGATCAACGTCGTGGCGGCTGGGGGCACGAGCTTTCTCTTGAAAGTGATCTTCCGGCATGCCGGCACATCGCCAGCCGTGCCAACCATTCCGAAGCTCTTCCCCGCCGGGATAGCTCAACTTCCAGGTGTCGGCCCGATCCTCATGAACATGACCGTGATAGACGTCTTTGCGCTAGCCCTTCCTTTTGCGCTGCTTTATTTCTACCAGCAGACCCCCATGGGGCTTCGCGTGCGGAGCGTCGGCGAGCGGCCCGATGCTGCGGAGAGCGTGGGGATTCCGGTGCATCGGGTGCGGTACGTGAGCGTTGTGGCCAGCGGCGCTCTGGCCGGTCTCGCTGGTGCCTATCTCGTGCTGGACGTATTGGGGTTCTTTCAGCAAGACATGAGCGCTGGCCGGGGATACCTCGGCCTTGTGGCGATGATATTCGGGAAGTGGAACCCGGTGGGTACCTTCCTGGCAGCGCTCTTCTTCGGGCTTGCGGACGCCGTTCAGATCGCGCTGCAGCTCAATCTCGCTGCTGCGATCCCGAAGGAGGCCTTCCTCGCGTTGCCGTACGTGCTTGCTCTCCTGGCGCTGGCAGGATTCGTTGGGAGGGCTGAGGCCCCGGAGGCCGACGGCAAGCCGTTTGTCTCGCAGAAATGA
- a CDS encoding BMP family ABC transporter substrate-binding protein → MRSNRRACVCLVGVLLLAALGIPQGAGVDVLAGAAAAAAAPAKAGMVTDLTGLSGHGFNDIAWEGFKKAQSSLGVDVTLVESREQADYEVNLKKLASEGHNVVVGVGFLLTDAIVKAASEFPGAKFALIDSVPDTIPGNLRCYVFREEEGSFLVGFLAGKMTKTGKVGFVGGMDSPLIRKFEAGFRAGVMTASPKVKVSAAYVGSFTDPAKGKQIADMMYNSGADIVYQAAGESGLGVIDAVKARPDGFYAVGVDMDQDSLAPGKVLTSMVKRVDTACFAAIEDTVRGRFTSGVVSLGIKEGGIGLSEMRYTKSKVPAQVMAELEKYSNALRDGKFKVPTSLDELAKFKAPAF, encoded by the coding sequence ATGAGATCAAATCGAAGAGCCTGCGTGTGCCTCGTCGGTGTTCTGCTTCTGGCGGCGCTCGGCATCCCGCAAGGGGCCGGGGTCGATGTGTTGGCCGGTGCGGCAGCTGCAGCGGCGGCGCCTGCGAAGGCTGGTATGGTTACAGACCTGACCGGGCTTTCCGGACATGGATTCAACGACATCGCCTGGGAGGGTTTCAAGAAGGCTCAGTCCTCACTGGGAGTCGACGTCACCCTCGTGGAATCGAGAGAGCAGGCGGATTATGAGGTCAATCTCAAGAAGCTGGCCAGCGAGGGACACAACGTAGTTGTGGGAGTAGGTTTCCTGCTGACCGATGCGATCGTCAAAGCGGCTTCTGAGTTCCCTGGCGCCAAGTTCGCTCTCATAGACTCAGTGCCGGACACGATACCCGGCAACTTGCGCTGTTACGTATTCCGGGAGGAGGAGGGCTCCTTCCTAGTCGGGTTCCTCGCGGGCAAGATGACCAAGACTGGGAAAGTAGGTTTCGTTGGCGGAATGGATTCGCCACTCATTAGGAAGTTTGAGGCCGGATTCCGGGCGGGCGTGATGACGGCTAGTCCCAAGGTCAAGGTAAGTGCGGCCTATGTTGGCTCGTTCACAGACCCCGCCAAGGGGAAACAGATCGCCGACATGATGTATAACAGTGGCGCGGATATAGTGTACCAGGCCGCCGGGGAGAGCGGTCTCGGAGTGATAGACGCTGTCAAGGCTCGGCCCGATGGGTTCTATGCCGTGGGCGTGGACATGGATCAGGACAGCCTGGCGCCGGGGAAGGTTCTCACGAGCATGGTAAAAAGAGTGGATACTGCGTGCTTCGCTGCCATCGAGGATACCGTGCGCGGCAGGTTCACTTCAGGAGTTGTTTCTCTTGGCATAAAGGAAGGCGGCATAGGGCTGAGCGAGATGAGGTACACGAAGTCCAAGGTGCCAGCCCAAGTTATGGCTGAGCTTGAGAAGTACAGCAACGCGCTGCGCGACGGGAAGTTCAAGGTGCCGACCAGCCTCGACGAACTGGCCAAGTTCAAAGCACCGGCCTTCTAG
- a CDS encoding ECF transporter S component, with product MAQTAQPRVVKSGIGTMAWLLVPVAVGINLVGNFIAVSLKLPVFLDSIGTVTAAILAGPWIGALVGLLTNLIAGLLITPTWLWYAVVNVVFGIVAGFLARKGWYATIPKTIVCGLILAVIGMIVSAPITAYVYGGVTGAGEDFIRAYLYATGKTLIEGAITASAITEPIDKILSAIIAFLIVKGVPQRYRSQFK from the coding sequence ATGGCGCAAACCGCGCAACCGAGGGTGGTAAAGTCCGGCATTGGAACGATGGCGTGGCTACTGGTCCCCGTCGCAGTGGGCATTAACCTCGTCGGGAATTTCATCGCTGTGAGCCTGAAATTGCCCGTGTTCCTCGACTCCATCGGCACGGTGACTGCGGCCATCCTGGCAGGGCCGTGGATCGGCGCACTCGTAGGGCTCCTCACCAATCTCATAGCCGGCCTTCTCATCACGCCGACTTGGCTGTGGTACGCCGTGGTAAACGTGGTGTTCGGCATAGTCGCGGGCTTCCTTGCGAGAAAGGGCTGGTATGCCACCATCCCCAAGACGATCGTCTGCGGCCTCATCCTCGCCGTGATAGGCATGATCGTGTCCGCGCCCATAACCGCGTATGTCTACGGCGGGGTGACCGGGGCTGGGGAGGACTTCATCAGGGCATACCTGTACGCCACGGGCAAGACACTCATCGAGGGGGCCATCACCGCGAGCGCTATTACGGAGCCAATTGACAAGATCCTGAGCGCTATCATAGCATTCCTCATCGTGAAAGGCGTGCCGCAAAGATATCGTTCGCAGTTCAAGTAG
- a CDS encoding ABC transporter permease — MRFSSKVVTPAIAVGGSIIVATLILWAMGEPPGAFGRAFAAGSFGSFSNFSEMLVKATPLLVAALGVSVAFKAGLFNIGVEGQIYAGGLAAAYVAAAWHLPAGLHALVAMGAGALIGGMLTLVPAWLKVSRGVNEVITTLMVYYVASLAVHYMVVNPLRAPGVVPATRPIADTAVLPVLVRGTRLHMGVVIAVVLGVLLWFLIYRTVFGFHVRSIGENRIAAAYAGIPVSQVVYLSMFLSGAVAGMAGAIQVLGVDHRFFDQFSPGLGFDSIAVALVGMAHPLGTIFAGFLFGALRTGVLEMTVRFGTPKALALVVEGLTVLFLAFERLYRVKLLREGRVR; from the coding sequence ATGAGATTCTCGAGCAAGGTCGTGACTCCGGCGATTGCGGTGGGGGGATCCATCATCGTTGCCACTCTGATACTGTGGGCGATGGGGGAGCCGCCGGGCGCCTTCGGACGGGCTTTCGCGGCCGGATCCTTCGGCAGCTTCTCAAACTTCTCTGAGATGCTTGTAAAAGCAACGCCGCTTCTTGTCGCTGCGCTTGGAGTGTCGGTCGCGTTCAAGGCCGGCCTCTTCAACATCGGGGTCGAGGGGCAGATATACGCTGGCGGATTGGCCGCCGCGTATGTTGCCGCGGCCTGGCATCTGCCCGCCGGCCTCCACGCGCTGGTCGCGATGGGGGCGGGCGCGCTCATCGGCGGCATGCTCACATTGGTGCCAGCGTGGCTCAAGGTATCGAGGGGCGTAAACGAAGTCATCACTACCCTGATGGTCTATTACGTCGCGTCGTTAGCGGTTCATTATATGGTCGTCAATCCCCTGCGCGCGCCAGGGGTGGTTCCAGCCACCCGGCCAATCGCGGACACTGCCGTTCTCCCCGTGCTCGTGCGAGGCACCAGGTTGCACATGGGTGTGGTGATCGCAGTGGTACTCGGCGTGCTCCTGTGGTTCCTCATCTACCGCACGGTGTTCGGATTCCACGTGAGGTCTATTGGCGAGAACAGGATCGCAGCCGCGTATGCCGGCATCCCCGTGTCCCAGGTGGTGTATCTCTCCATGTTCTTGAGCGGAGCCGTGGCCGGCATGGCCGGGGCGATTCAGGTGCTGGGCGTGGACCACAGGTTCTTCGATCAATTCTCGCCCGGGCTTGGCTTTGACAGCATCGCGGTGGCATTGGTGGGCATGGCCCATCCCCTGGGCACGATCTTCGCAGGTTTCTTGTTTGGCGCCCTGCGGACGGGTGTGCTAGAGATGACGGTGCGTTTCGGCACGCCGAAAGCCTTGGCACTTGTGGTTGAAGGTTTGACGGTGCTGTTCCTCGCATTCGAGAGGCTGTATCGCGTCAAGCTGCTGAGGGAGGGTCGAGTCCGATGA